In a single window of the Papaver somniferum cultivar HN1 chromosome 8, ASM357369v1, whole genome shotgun sequence genome:
- the LOC113305593 gene encoding uncharacterized protein LOC113305593, which translates to MAMFTGEGDDEIHDRVPGEVDTADIDKPWTMFFDGSSYDIVGGAGVVFEAPQGELLSYSFKLAFPCSNNVAEYEALILGLRMAKEIGFGGVEIKGDSRLVTNQVNGDFHVKEPHLAPYRAEAQNLISQTGSTLDHTGRGKNKHADALETLSSKIQLNDKEEGTVTVKRKELPSTWKEDMAFEEADLHRRSGKTEEDRVIHTRTLKQFVLI; encoded by the coding sequence ATGGCTATGTTTACTGGAGAAGGAGATGACGAGATTCATGATCGGGTGCCAGGAGAAGTAGATACCGCTGATATTGACAAGCCTTGGACCATGTTTTTCGATGGATCGTCATATGATATTGTCGGAGGAGCGGGAGTGGTGTTCGAAGCACCACAAGGAGAATTGCTCTCGTATTCATTCAAGTTGGCCTTCCCTTGTAGTAATAATGTAGCCGAATATGAAGCTTTGATCCTAGGGCTCAGGATGGCAAAGGAGATTGGTTTTGGAGGCGTCGAAATAAAAGGTGACTCGAGGTTGGTAACTAACCAAGTCAACGGGGATTTCCACGTCAAGGAGCCACATTTAGCTCCGTATCGAGCAGAGGCTCAAAACCTGATAAGTCAGACAGGGTCGACCCTAGATCATACAGGCAGAGGAAAGAATAAACACGCAGATGCCCTGGAAACACTATCTAGCAAGATCCAGTTGAATGATAAGGAGGAAGGTACGGTAACGGTTAAGAGGAAGGAGCTGCCCAGCACCTGGAAAGAAGATATGGCCTTCGAGGAGGCGGACTTACATCGACGATCTGGAAAAACGGAGGAGGATCGTGTAATACATACCCGAACTCTGAAACAATTCGTACTGATCTAA
- the LOC113305594 gene encoding protein NYNRIN-like, with amino-acid sequence MEFDTTEHVKKYQQCQSHGPLIHAPHTLLHNVVTPWPFHSWGLDIIGPISPTSSGRYKYIITATEYSSKWVEAIPLRDYSGSTIAAFIKEYIICRFGAPMIICSDIGTSFINQTVKELLDQYSIKFHTSTVYYTQGNGQAEATNKTLLRILSRTVYDHHRGCHEQLPLALWAHRISKISSTGDSPYSLVYGEDAILPAEIAIPSARVSMAILTTPDERNAAAGKFVANWEGPYMISEAAKSGYYYLKRMNGFQINTAINGKWLKAYYA; translated from the exons ATGGAATTCGACACAACTGAACACGTGAAGAAATATCAGCAATGCCAAAGCCATGGACCACTCATCCATGCACCGCACACGCTGCTACACAATGTTGTTACCCCCTGGCCCTTCCATAgttggggacttgatatcatcggaCCGATTAGTCCGACTTCATCCGGACGATACAAATACATTATCACTGCAACTGAATATTcttcaaaatgggtggaagctatcCCTCTCCGTGACTACTCCGGATCTACCATTGCCGcgtttatcaaagaatatatcatATGTCGATTCGGCGCGCCAATGATCATCTGCTCAGATATTGGAACTTCTTTCATTAATCAGACTGTCAAGGAGCTATTGGATCAATACAGCATTAAGTTTCATACTTCGACCGTCTACTATACCCAGGGAAATGGGCAGGCGGAGGCCACTAATAAAACATTACTGAGAATATTGAGTCGGACAGTATATGATCATCATAGAGGTTGTCATGAACAACTCCCACTCGCACTCTGGGCACACCGCATTTCGAAGATAAGTTCCACTGGAGATTCCCCCTATTCCCTAGTGTATGGAGAAGATGCGATACTACCAGCGGAGATCGCTATTCCTTCAGCACGAGTTTCCATGGCTATTTTAACCACCCCGGATGAG CGCAATGCAGCAGCAGGAAAGTTTGTTGCAAACTGGGAAGGTCCGTATATGATCAGTGAAGCCGCGAAAAGCGGATACTACTACCTTAAGCGAATGAATGGATTTCAGATCAACACCGCTATTAATGGTAAATGGTTAAAAGCTTACTATGCATGA